In Xylanibacter ruminicola 23, a single genomic region encodes these proteins:
- a CDS encoding gliding motility lipoprotein GldH, protein MQNKAITLILAMAGFLMMAACDRSVVYNHYEHVDNEGWERTDTMHFYVPPIKQTGTYHQQLMLRTNNQLPFLGISVIVEQDIYPVGRKLRKRIDCKLVEQNGHVMGSGISCYQYTFDVDSLQLNEGDSLHMYVMHYMKQENMKGISDVGILISQ, encoded by the coding sequence ATGCAAAATAAGGCAATCACACTGATACTGGCGATGGCAGGCTTCCTCATGATGGCAGCCTGCGATCGTTCGGTGGTGTACAATCACTACGAGCATGTGGATAACGAGGGATGGGAGCGCACCGATACCATGCACTTCTACGTGCCCCCTATCAAACAGACAGGCACCTATCACCAGCAGCTCATGCTGCGCACCAACAACCAACTGCCCTTCTTAGGCATCAGCGTGATTGTTGAGCAGGATATCTACCCTGTAGGTCGCAAGCTGCGTAAGCGTATCGATTGTAAGCTGGTAGAACAGAATGGCCACGTGATGGGCAGCGGCATCAGCTGTTATCAATATACGTTTGATGTCGATAGTCTGCAGCTTAACGAGGGCGACTCGCTGCACATGTACGTGATGCATTACATGAAACAAGAGAACATGAAAGGCATCAGCGATGTAGGAATCTTAATTTCTCAGTAG
- the mreC gene encoding rod shape-determining protein MreC: MRNLLDFLYKYHHWLVFVLLEVVSVVLLFKYNSYQNSVWFTSANAVAGKVYEMESKLTSYMAMAELNEQLTLRNIYQERQLDQLRRLYAEATKDTTAAEREELAFLSNYQLIPAKVVENSIHKAENLITIDKGRKDGVEPDMGVACGNGVVGVVYLVSDHYSVVISALNAASSRISCSIRNRGYFGYLHWYGGDPSVAYVEDVPRHAKFNLGEWMVTSGFSSIFPSGVQVGKIEQVYNSSDGLSYKLKVRLSTDFGNLRDVVVISDKSIAERAALMQAARDSISFKQRQ, translated from the coding sequence ATGCGCAATCTGCTGGATTTCCTATACAAGTATCATCACTGGCTAGTTTTCGTATTACTCGAAGTAGTCAGTGTTGTTCTGTTGTTTAAGTACAACAGTTATCAGAATAGTGTGTGGTTTACAAGTGCCAATGCCGTGGCAGGCAAAGTGTACGAGATGGAGAGCAAGCTGACCAGCTATATGGCCATGGCCGAGCTGAACGAACAGCTGACCCTGCGTAACATCTATCAGGAGCGACAGCTTGACCAGTTGCGACGCCTGTATGCCGAGGCCACCAAGGACACGACTGCCGCTGAGCGCGAGGAGCTGGCTTTCCTGAGTAATTACCAGCTGATACCCGCCAAGGTGGTTGAGAACTCCATACACAAGGCTGAGAACCTGATTACCATCGATAAAGGACGTAAGGATGGTGTAGAGCCCGATATGGGTGTGGCATGCGGTAATGGCGTGGTAGGTGTTGTTTACTTGGTGAGCGACCACTATTCGGTGGTTATCTCGGCCTTGAACGCTGCCTCGTCGCGTATCAGCTGTAGCATTCGTAACCGTGGCTACTTTGGCTATCTGCACTGGTATGGTGGCGACCCATCGGTGGCTTATGTGGAGGATGTGCCACGCCACGCCAAGTTTAACTTGGGCGAGTGGATGGTAACCAGCGGCTTCTCGAGTATCTTCCCATCGGGTGTGCAGGTAGGTAAGATTGAACAGGTTTATAACTCGAGCGATGGTTTGAGTTACAAGCTGAAGGTGCGCCTGAGTACCGACTTTGGTAACCTGCGTGATGTGGTGGTAATCAGTGATAAGAGTATAGCCGAGCGTGCTGCACTGATGCAGGCTGCCCGCGACTCAATCAGTTTTAAACAGCGACAGTAG
- the rodA gene encoding rod shape-determining protein RodA, with protein sequence MAQAIGNRKEKGVIRSLDYWTIIIYIALLTFGWVSVCGASYSYGETDLFSLDTRSGMQIVWIGTSIVLGFVILMLDDRYLDMFAYIIFGIMLLLLFGTIFNPHSIKGSRSWLVLGPIRLQPAEFAKFATALALAKLMNTYGFTIAKWKDFALVLGVIFVPMLFIVLQRETGSALVYLSFFLMLYREGMPGSILFTGVAMVVYFVVGIRYADTMMVYTPTSVGKFAVLLMVQLFSIGLVYVYCNDKRDTIRMALIGLGATLVALVFSLLIIPFDLNYVEMALCAVLIGYLLYRFLATRLRNYLWITAFAVGSLMFYNVADYALNHVLEPHQRVRINVLLGLEEDLKGAGYNVHQSEIAIGSGGLQGKGFLNGTQTKLKYVPEQDTDFIFCTVGEEEGFVGSAGVLLLFLALIWRLIHLAERQVHRFGRVYGYCVVSIFLFHVFINVGMVLGLTPVIGIPLPFFSYGGSSLWGFTLLLFIFLRIDAGRNLLRN encoded by the coding sequence ATGGCGCAGGCGATAGGTAACAGAAAAGAAAAAGGAGTGATTCGCTCGCTCGATTACTGGACGATTATCATTTACATCGCCCTGCTGACCTTTGGATGGGTGAGTGTGTGTGGTGCCAGCTACAGCTATGGCGAGACCGACCTGTTTAGTCTGGATACCCGTTCGGGTATGCAGATTGTGTGGATTGGTACCTCGATTGTGTTGGGCTTCGTCATCCTGATGCTCGACGACCGCTATCTGGATATGTTTGCCTATATTATATTCGGCATCATGCTACTACTGCTATTCGGAACCATCTTTAATCCGCATAGTATCAAGGGCTCCCGATCGTGGCTGGTGTTGGGACCCATACGACTGCAACCAGCTGAGTTTGCTAAGTTTGCTACGGCGTTGGCTTTGGCGAAACTGATGAATACCTATGGTTTTACTATAGCCAAATGGAAGGATTTTGCCCTGGTGCTGGGTGTGATCTTTGTGCCTATGCTGTTTATCGTGCTGCAGCGTGAGACTGGTTCGGCACTGGTATATTTGTCGTTCTTCCTGATGCTGTATCGCGAGGGTATGCCTGGCAGTATCCTGTTTACAGGTGTGGCCATGGTGGTGTACTTTGTGGTGGGCATACGCTATGCAGATACCATGATGGTATATACGCCAACATCGGTGGGAAAATTTGCTGTGCTGCTGATGGTGCAGCTGTTCTCAATCGGACTGGTGTATGTGTACTGTAACGATAAGCGCGACACCATACGCATGGCGCTGATAGGACTGGGCGCTACCCTGGTGGCACTCGTCTTCAGCTTGCTGATTATCCCCTTTGACCTGAATTACGTAGAGATGGCGCTGTGTGCGGTGCTGATAGGTTATCTGCTATACCGATTCCTGGCTACACGCCTGCGTAACTATCTTTGGATTACAGCCTTCGCTGTGGGCTCGCTGATGTTCTATAACGTGGCTGACTATGCGCTGAACCATGTGCTGGAACCCCACCAGCGTGTGCGTATTAACGTGCTGTTGGGACTGGAGGAGGACCTGAAGGGTGCTGGTTATAACGTACACCAGAGTGAGATTGCCATCGGATCGGGTGGACTGCAAGGAAAAGGCTTTTTGAATGGTACACAAACCAAACTGAAATACGTGCCTGAACAGGATACCGACTTTATCTTCTGTACTGTAGGCGAGGAAGAGGGTTTTGTGGGCTCAGCAGGCGTACTGCTGCTGTTCCTGGCGCTGATATGGCGCCTGATACACCTGGCCGAACGTCAGGTACACAGGTTCGGACGTGTGTATGGCTATTGTGTGGTGAGTATCTTCCTGTTCCATGTGTTTATCAATGTGGGCATGGTATTAGGACTTACGCCGGTTATCGGTATCCCATTGCCATTCTTCAGCTATGGTGGTTCGTCGCTGTGGGGCTTCACCCTGCTGCTGTTTATCTTCCTACGTATTGACGCGGGAAGAAATCTACTGAGAAATTAA
- a CDS encoding rod shape-determining protein, which translates to MGFFSFVQEIAMDLGTANTIIISDDKIVVDEPSVVALDRRTDKMIAVGNEAKMMYEKTHENIRTIRPLRDGVIADFSACEQMMRGLIKMVHTGSRLFSPSLRMVIGVPSGSTEVELRAVRDSAEHADGRDVYLIFEPMAAAIGIGIDVEAPEGNMIVDIGGGSTEIAVISLGGIVSNNSIRTAGDDLTADIQEYMYRQHNVKVSERMAERIKINVGSALTDLGDEAPEDFIVHGPNRITALPMEVPVCYQEIAHCLDKTVAKIENAVLSALENTPPELYADIVKNGIYLSGGGALLRGLDRRLTDKMHIPFHVPEDPLHSVAKGAGIALKNIDRFNFLMR; encoded by the coding sequence ATGGGATTTTTTAGTTTCGTACAGGAAATTGCCATGGACCTTGGCACTGCCAACACCATCATTATCAGCGATGATAAGATTGTGGTAGATGAGCCTTCGGTTGTGGCTTTGGATCGCCGTACCGACAAGATGATTGCTGTAGGTAACGAGGCGAAGATGATGTATGAGAAGACTCATGAGAATATACGTACTATCCGTCCACTGCGCGATGGTGTGATCGCCGACTTCTCGGCTTGCGAGCAGATGATGCGTGGACTGATTAAGATGGTACACACAGGTAGTCGCCTGTTCTCGCCTTCACTGCGTATGGTGATTGGCGTTCCTTCGGGTTCTACCGAGGTAGAGCTGCGTGCTGTACGCGACTCAGCTGAGCATGCTGACGGACGCGATGTTTACCTGATTTTTGAGCCTATGGCTGCTGCTATCGGTATTGGTATTGATGTAGAGGCACCAGAGGGTAACATGATTGTTGATATCGGTGGTGGTTCTACCGAGATTGCTGTGATCTCACTGGGTGGTATCGTATCTAACAACTCGATCCGTACTGCTGGTGACGACCTGACAGCTGATATCCAGGAGTATATGTACCGTCAGCACAACGTGAAGGTTTCAGAGCGTATGGCTGAGCGTATTAAGATTAACGTAGGTTCGGCTCTGACCGACCTGGGTGACGAGGCTCCTGAGGACTTTATCGTTCACGGACCAAACCGTATTACAGCCCTGCCTATGGAGGTGCCTGTATGCTATCAGGAGATTGCTCACTGTCTGGATAAGACTGTGGCCAAGATCGAGAACGCTGTACTCTCAGCGCTCGAGAATACGCCCCCAGAGCTGTATGCCGATATCGTGAAGAATGGTATCTATCTCTCAGGTGGTGGCGCCTTGCTGCGTGGCTTGGACCGTCGTTTGACCGACAAGATGCATATCCCATTCCACGTGCCCGAGGATCCCTTGCACAGTGTTGCTAAGGGTGCCGGCATTGCACTGAAGAATATCGATAGATTTAATTTCTTGATGCGATAA
- the mrdA gene encoding penicillin-binding protein 2, translating into MKQKDFDLEYRKYVIAGVAALIVFIYIIRLFMLQITSDDYKKSADSNAFLKKIEYPSRGAILDRRGKLLVYNQPSYDIMVVMNEMKDRLDTLDFCTALGITKEEFDRRMATIKDRSKNPGYSRFTEQLFMSQLSDKDFSVFQEKMYRFPGFYIQKRSVRQYTYNMGAHVLGDVAEVSPGDIEEDEYYQPGDYIGKLGIERSYEKELRGQKGIQILLRDAHGRIQGRYQNGALDQRAIPGKNLTLGIDAELQALGERLMEGKIGAIVAIEPATGEVLCMVSSPTYDPRQMVGRLRSKNHRALSQDVWKPLLNRAIMGQYPPGSTFKTTQGLTFMTEGIINSHTMYPCSHGFNFKGLHVGCHGHAAPLPLVPALSTSCNGYFCWGLYHMINTNVSKYGSVQNAMNTWRDYMVSMGFGYRLGIDLPGEKRGLIPNAMFYDKAYKGSWNGLTIISIAIGQGEVNATPLQIANLGATIANRGYYLVPHVVKNVQGQPLDTLYTRKHYTKASKEAYDYVVQGMRSSVLGGTCKELGKYDFNACGKTGTAQNRGHDHSVFMGFAPMENPKIAVAVYVENGGWGATYGVPIGGLIMEKYLKGKLSEASIAKAKSIQERRIAYGAGDR; encoded by the coding sequence GTGAAGCAGAAAGACTTTGATCTGGAATACCGTAAATACGTGATTGCTGGGGTGGCCGCACTGATTGTGTTCATCTACATCATCCGTTTGTTTATGCTCCAGATTACAAGTGATGACTACAAGAAGAGTGCCGACTCGAACGCTTTCCTGAAAAAAATAGAATACCCTTCGCGAGGTGCCATCTTGGATCGCAGGGGTAAGCTGCTGGTGTATAACCAGCCATCGTACGATATCATGGTGGTGATGAACGAGATGAAGGACCGTTTGGACACCCTCGACTTCTGTACAGCCTTGGGTATTACCAAGGAGGAGTTCGACCGTCGCATGGCCACCATCAAAGACCGCAGTAAGAATCCTGGTTATTCGCGCTTTACCGAGCAGCTGTTTATGAGTCAGCTGAGCGATAAGGACTTTAGTGTGTTCCAGGAAAAGATGTACCGTTTCCCAGGTTTTTATATTCAGAAGCGCAGTGTGCGCCAATATACCTATAATATGGGTGCGCACGTGTTGGGTGATGTGGCCGAGGTGTCGCCTGGCGATATCGAGGAGGATGAGTACTACCAGCCTGGCGACTATATCGGCAAGTTGGGTATAGAGCGCTCGTACGAGAAAGAACTACGTGGACAGAAAGGTATACAGATATTGTTGCGCGATGCCCATGGACGTATCCAGGGACGTTATCAGAATGGTGCACTCGACCAGCGTGCCATCCCTGGTAAGAACCTGACGCTGGGTATTGATGCTGAGCTGCAAGCCTTAGGCGAGCGCCTGATGGAGGGTAAGATTGGTGCTATCGTGGCCATCGAACCTGCTACTGGCGAGGTGCTGTGTATGGTATCATCGCCTACGTACGACCCGCGACAGATGGTAGGACGACTGCGCAGTAAGAACCATCGTGCCCTGTCGCAGGATGTGTGGAAACCACTGTTGAACCGTGCCATCATGGGACAGTATCCACCAGGCTCAACCTTCAAGACCACCCAGGGACTGACGTTTATGACCGAGGGTATCATCAACTCGCACACCATGTATCCCTGTTCGCATGGATTTAACTTCAAAGGCCTGCACGTGGGCTGTCATGGACATGCGGCACCACTGCCTTTGGTACCTGCCCTGAGTACATCGTGTAACGGTTACTTCTGCTGGGGACTGTATCACATGATTAATACCAATGTGAGCAAATATGGCTCGGTACAGAACGCTATGAACACCTGGCGTGACTATATGGTATCGATGGGATTCGGTTATCGTCTGGGTATCGACCTGCCTGGTGAGAAACGCGGACTGATACCTAATGCCATGTTCTACGATAAGGCCTACAAGGGTTCGTGGAACGGACTCACCATCATCTCTATCGCCATTGGTCAGGGTGAGGTGAATGCCACACCACTGCAGATTGCCAACCTGGGTGCTACCATTGCCAATCGTGGTTATTATCTGGTGCCCCATGTGGTAAAGAACGTGCAGGGACAGCCACTTGATACGCTTTACACCCGCAAGCATTATACCAAGGCCAGCAAAGAGGCCTACGACTATGTGGTGCAGGGTATGCGCTCATCGGTATTAGGCGGTACGTGTAAGGAGTTAGGCAAATACGATTTTAATGCCTGCGGTAAAACGGGTACTGCCCAGAACCGCGGACACGACCACTCGGTATTTATGGGGTTTGCACCCATGGAGAACCCGAAAATCGCTGTAGCCGTGTATGTTGAGAACGGTGGATGGGGTGCCACCTACGGTGTGCCCATCGGCGGTTTGATTATGGAGAAATATTTAAAAGGTAAACTCTCGGAGGCCAGCATTGCTAAGGCCAAGAGTATTCAGGAACGCAGAATAGCATATGGCGCAGGCGATAGGTAA
- a CDS encoding stage 0 sporulation family protein, translating to MEKSKEHIVHVGCDRGLCHQAVGRQDKQLNTYDWLADVPGNPYTTDLVEVQFKHTRKGYYHNVNNLDLKKGDIVAVEASPGHDIGVVTLTGRLVKLQLKKVNIKSPDDIKRIYRIARENDIQKWREAQAREHSTMIESRKIAKGLGLDMKIGDVEYQGDGNKAIFYYIADERVDFRQLIKDLAVAFHVRIEMKQIGARQEAGRIGGTGPCGRELCCATWMKNFSSVSTNAARFQDISLNPQKLAGMCAKLKCCLNYEVDDYVEAGKQLPGKDIILQTQDGDYHLFKNDILAGLCTYSTDKNIAVNCETITAERAKTIIEMNKRGEKPVSLTHDEGKKAEPKPHIDLAGGDISRFDKAKKKKKKKNKPNNNRQPNDKKEAKDAK from the coding sequence ATGGAAAAATCTAAAGAACATATCGTACACGTAGGTTGCGACCGCGGTTTGTGCCACCAGGCAGTGGGACGCCAGGACAAGCAGCTTAACACTTACGACTGGTTGGCCGATGTGCCTGGCAACCCCTACACCACTGATTTGGTAGAGGTACAGTTCAAGCACACCCGCAAAGGCTACTACCACAACGTAAATAATCTGGACCTGAAGAAAGGCGACATCGTAGCCGTAGAGGCCAGTCCTGGTCACGACATCGGTGTGGTTACCCTCACAGGCCGCCTGGTAAAACTGCAGCTCAAGAAGGTGAACATCAAGTCGCCCGACGATATCAAACGTATCTATCGCATAGCCCGCGAGAACGACATCCAGAAATGGCGTGAGGCGCAGGCTCGCGAGCACTCAACCATGATCGAGAGTCGTAAGATAGCCAAGGGCTTGGGTCTCGACATGAAGATTGGCGACGTGGAGTACCAGGGTGATGGCAACAAGGCCATCTTCTACTATATCGCTGATGAGCGTGTGGATTTCCGTCAGCTCATTAAGGACCTGGCAGTAGCCTTCCACGTACGTATCGAGATGAAGCAGATTGGTGCGCGCCAGGAGGCTGGACGTATTGGCGGAACAGGCCCTTGCGGACGTGAGCTCTGCTGTGCCACCTGGATGAAGAACTTCTCGAGTGTGAGCACCAATGCCGCCCGTTTCCAGGACATCTCGCTCAACCCACAGAAGCTGGCAGGTATGTGTGCCAAGCTGAAGTGCTGTCTGAACTACGAGGTGGATGATTACGTAGAGGCTGGCAAGCAGCTGCCTGGCAAGGATATCATCCTGCAGACCCAGGATGGCGACTACCACTTGTTTAAGAACGATATCCTGGCCGGTCTTTGCACCTACAGCACCGATAAAAACATCGCTGTCAACTGCGAAACCATTACCGCCGAGCGTGCCAAGACCATCATCGAGATGAACAAGCGTGGCGAGAAGCCCGTATCGCTCACCCACGACGAGGGTAAGAAGGCAGAGCCTAAGCCACATATCGACCTGGCAGGTGGTGATATCAGTCGTTTCGACAAGGCCAAGAAGAAGAAAAAGAAGAAGAACAAGCCCAACAACAACCGACAGCCTAACGATAAAAAGGAGGCCAAGGATGCAAAATAA
- the mreD gene encoding rod shape-determining protein MreD — protein sequence MKIELINRLVMFVALFVAQVLILNHVHLLGVGTPLLYVYFAITFRRNFPKWLVLVSCFLLGLLIDVFSNTPGLAASTMTLVALAQTYLIELVAPRDSAEDLEASAKVLGLTKFVTLSALLTLLYCLVFFALEAFNFFDVLLWLARSVISFVLTMVLILAVESVRSR from the coding sequence ATGAAGATTGAATTGATAAACCGACTGGTGATGTTTGTGGCCCTGTTTGTGGCTCAGGTGCTCATCCTGAACCATGTACACCTGTTAGGCGTGGGCACACCGCTGTTGTATGTATACTTTGCCATCACCTTCCGTCGTAACTTCCCTAAGTGGCTGGTACTGGTATCGTGCTTCCTGTTAGGACTGCTGATTGATGTGTTCTCGAATACGCCAGGACTGGCTGCCAGCACAATGACACTGGTGGCACTGGCACAGACATACCTGATTGAACTGGTTGCACCACGCGACTCGGCCGAAGACCTGGAGGCATCGGCCAAAGTGCTGGGGCTCACTAAGTTTGTAACGTTAAGCGCCCTGCTGACACTGCTGTACTGTCTGGTGTTCTTCGCACTCGAGGCGTTTAACTTTTTTGATGTGCTGTTATGGTTGGCCCGATCGGTCATCAGCTTTGTGCTTACGATGGTACTGATACTGGCCGTAGAAAGTGTTAGAAGCCGGTGA
- a CDS encoding IMP cyclohydrolase: MAEIKKIKTALVSVFHKDGLDELLKKLNAEGVKFLSTGGTQQFIESLGYECQKVEDVTTYPSILGGRVKTLHPKVFGGILGRRDNEGDQEQMKKYEIPEIDLVIVDLYPFEQTVASGASEADIIEKIDIGGISLIRAGAKNFKDVVIVPSKAEYSVLLDILNKKGAQTDIEDRRMFATRAFGVSSHYDTAINAWFEKTAK; the protein is encoded by the coding sequence ATGGCTGAAATTAAGAAGATTAAGACCGCATTGGTGTCTGTTTTCCACAAGGACGGACTGGATGAGCTTTTGAAGAAGTTGAACGCCGAGGGCGTAAAGTTCCTGTCGACTGGTGGAACACAGCAGTTTATCGAATCACTTGGTTATGAGTGTCAGAAGGTCGAGGATGTTACCACTTACCCATCAATCCTGGGTGGACGTGTAAAGACTCTGCATCCAAAGGTGTTTGGAGGTATTCTGGGACGTCGCGACAATGAGGGCGATCAGGAGCAGATGAAGAAGTACGAGATTCCAGAGATTGACCTGGTGATTGTTGACCTCTACCCATTTGAGCAGACTGTGGCCAGCGGTGCCAGCGAGGCTGATATCATTGAGAAGATTGATATCGGTGGTATTTCACTGATCCGTGCTGGAGCCAAGAACTTTAAGGATGTGGTTATCGTGCCCAGCAAGGCTGAGTACAGCGTGCTGCTCGACATCCTGAACAAGAAGGGTGCACAGACTGATATTGAGGATCGCCGTATGTTTGCTACTCGCGCCTTTGGCGTAAGCAGCCACTACGATACTGCTATCAACGCTTGGTTTGAGAAAACAGCCAAATAA
- a CDS encoding ATP-binding protein, producing the protein MSFDEVIGQKEAEERLLQLVREERLPHALMLCGPQGCGKLPLAVAFACYLLDNGTPSAKAMLAKLEHPDLHFTYPTIKLPSMGAEHKPVSDDFAKDWHELVMRGLYFTMEEWMTAMGAENQQAIITAGESDDLVRKLSLKSSQGGYKVSVIWLPERMNIECANKLLKLIEEPPQQTVFIMVCEEPDKLLETIRSRVQRIDVKKISNEAIEQALIEKRGISADDAHRIARLANGSWIKALDELQVGSENELFLDMYVMLMRLAYQRKIKDLRKWSEQLAGMGREKQKRWLTYFLRMTRENFMYNFQNEELVYMTQREEDFAKNFARFVNEKNILPITDMANLAIRDIGQNANGKIVFFDLALQMIVLLLQK; encoded by the coding sequence ATGAGTTTCGACGAGGTTATAGGACAGAAAGAGGCCGAGGAGCGATTGCTGCAGCTGGTACGCGAGGAGCGATTGCCCCACGCACTGATGCTGTGCGGTCCGCAGGGCTGTGGCAAGCTGCCATTAGCCGTGGCTTTTGCCTGCTATCTGTTGGATAATGGCACACCATCTGCCAAAGCCATGCTGGCCAAACTGGAGCATCCCGACCTGCACTTCACCTACCCCACCATCAAACTGCCATCGATGGGTGCCGAGCATAAACCTGTGAGCGATGATTTTGCCAAGGACTGGCACGAGCTGGTGATGCGAGGCCTGTACTTTACGATGGAAGAGTGGATGACAGCCATGGGCGCCGAGAACCAGCAGGCCATCATTACTGCAGGCGAGAGCGACGACCTGGTACGCAAGCTCAGCCTGAAATCCAGTCAGGGTGGCTATAAAGTCAGTGTTATCTGGCTTCCGGAGCGCATGAACATAGAGTGCGCCAACAAGCTGCTCAAGCTGATTGAGGAGCCCCCACAGCAAACGGTATTCATCATGGTATGCGAGGAACCCGACAAGCTGTTGGAAACCATCCGCAGTCGTGTGCAGCGCATCGATGTAAAGAAAATATCCAACGAGGCCATCGAGCAGGCACTCATTGAAAAGCGTGGCATCAGTGCCGACGATGCCCACCGCATAGCCCGACTGGCCAATGGCAGTTGGATAAAGGCCCTCGACGAGTTGCAGGTAGGTTCCGAGAACGAACTGTTTCTCGACATGTACGTGATGCTGATGCGCCTGGCCTACCAGCGTAAGATAAAAGACCTGCGCAAGTGGAGCGAGCAGCTGGCTGGCATGGGTCGTGAGAAGCAGAAGCGCTGGCTGACGTATTTCCTGCGTATGACCCGCGAGAACTTCATGTACAACTTCCAGAACGAGGAACTGGTATATATGACACAGCGCGAAGAGGACTTTGCCAAGAACTTTGCCCGCTTTGTGAACGAGAAGAATATCCTGCCCATCACCGATATGGCTAACCTGGCCATTCGCGATATCGGACAGAACGCCAACGGAAAGATTGTATTCTTCGACTTGGCCCTACAAATGATAGTACTGCTTTTGCAGAAGTAA
- the asnA gene encoding aspartate--ammonia ligase: MGQVIKPVMYEPLLDMKQTEQGIKLIKEFFQQNLSTELRLRRVTAPLFVLKGLGINDDLNGVERPVSFPIKDLGDAKAEVVHSLAKWKRLSLAEYKIEPGYGIYTDMNAIRADEELDNLHSLYVDQWDWEAVIRKEDRTLAFLKNIVERIYAAIRRTEYLTCETYPQIKPFLPEKIHFVHAEELVEMYPGKTSKEREDAICEKYGAVFVIGIGGKLSDGKKHDGRAPDYDDWSTIAEDGRAGLNGDILIWYPVLGRSFELSSMGIRVDKESLLRQLKLEGKEEREQLYFHQQLLNDKLPLSIGGGIGQSRLCMVLLHKGHIGEIQASIWPEEMRKQCKALGMNLI, from the coding sequence ATGGGACAAGTAATTAAACCCGTGATGTACGAACCGCTGCTGGATATGAAGCAGACGGAACAGGGTATTAAACTGATAAAAGAGTTCTTTCAGCAGAACCTGTCGACAGAACTGAGATTGAGACGTGTAACAGCGCCACTGTTTGTGCTGAAAGGATTGGGTATTAACGACGACCTGAATGGTGTGGAGCGCCCTGTGAGCTTCCCCATCAAGGATCTGGGTGATGCCAAGGCCGAGGTGGTACACTCGCTGGCTAAATGGAAGCGCTTGAGCTTGGCTGAGTACAAGATTGAGCCTGGCTATGGTATCTATACCGATATGAACGCTATCCGTGCTGATGAGGAGCTGGACAACCTGCACTCGCTGTACGTGGACCAGTGGGACTGGGAGGCTGTAATCCGTAAGGAGGATCGCACCCTGGCATTCCTGAAGAATATCGTGGAGCGTATCTACGCTGCTATCCGCCGTACAGAGTATCTGACTTGTGAGACCTATCCACAGATCAAACCATTCCTGCCTGAGAAGATACATTTTGTACATGCTGAGGAGCTGGTGGAGATGTATCCTGGTAAGACGTCCAAGGAGCGTGAGGATGCTATCTGCGAGAAGTATGGCGCTGTATTTGTGATTGGTATCGGCGGTAAACTGAGTGATGGTAAGAAGCACGACGGACGTGCACCAGACTATGACGACTGGAGCACCATTGCTGAGGACGGACGTGCCGGACTGAATGGTGATATCCTGATCTGGTACCCTGTGCTGGGTAGAAGCTTTGAGCTGTCGAGCATGGGTATCCGTGTAGATAAGGAGAGTCTGCTGCGCCAGTTGAAGCTGGAAGGCAAGGAGGAGCGCGAGCAGCTTTACTTCCACCAGCAGCTGCTGAACGATAAGCTGCCACTGAGTATTGGTGGTGGTATCGGACAGAGCCGTCTGTGTATGGTGCTGCTGCATAAGGGCCATATTGGTGAGATTCAGGCAAGTATCTGGCCTGAGGAGATGCGTAAGCAGTGCAAGGCACTGGGCATGAACCTGATTTGA